A portion of the Paenibacillus marchantiae genome contains these proteins:
- a CDS encoding WYL domain-containing protein: MFNYQMMTRLNETGLFTWTSQERAWLRMMLNHPAAPEALHPDTLHKMHDMLDAEQDLDLQDYLTEKAKSEENSVFHPLLKPLRQMILHHQGFRLTGRVRNGRISQDQFGYPYKLEYSMVKKEWYVLWYAPLYNKLMSTKLHSIITAEAQPLQPETASQYAAKISILTENRKTTVTIEVLPEFNQELSRILYAFSCFEKQVEFVEAQQTYRIELTIPRNEMDYVLSKMRFLGKRVRIANNAALRERMSETAAKVLARYAETELEAMPERTSGGVRSHPIEKPFANADDSDSA; the protein is encoded by the coding sequence ATGTTCAACTACCAGATGATGACGAGATTGAATGAAACCGGACTGTTCACCTGGACATCCCAGGAACGGGCCTGGCTGCGCATGATGCTGAATCACCCTGCCGCACCAGAAGCGCTGCACCCTGACACGTTGCACAAAATGCATGACATGCTGGATGCAGAGCAGGATCTGGACCTTCAGGATTACCTGACCGAAAAAGCCAAAAGTGAAGAAAACAGTGTCTTTCATCCGCTGCTCAAACCATTACGGCAGATGATTTTGCATCATCAAGGGTTTCGCTTGACAGGGCGTGTACGCAATGGACGAATCAGCCAGGATCAGTTTGGATACCCCTACAAGCTCGAATATTCCATGGTCAAAAAAGAATGGTACGTACTCTGGTATGCTCCACTCTACAACAAACTAATGTCTACGAAGCTGCACAGCATCATTACCGCGGAAGCCCAGCCGCTTCAACCGGAAACTGCTTCTCAATATGCTGCCAAAATCTCGATTTTAACGGAGAACCGAAAGACCACCGTGACGATCGAAGTGCTGCCGGAGTTCAATCAGGAGTTGTCGCGAATTCTGTATGCCTTTTCCTGCTTCGAGAAGCAGGTCGAATTTGTGGAAGCCCAACAGACGTACCGCATTGAGCTGACCATTCCGCGTAATGAGATGGATTACGTACTGTCCAAAATGCGTTTTCTGGGCAAACGGGTACGGATTGCAAACAATGCTGCGCTTCGAGAGCGAATGTCCGAGACAGCCGCCAAAGTATTAGCACGCTATGCGGAAACCGAGCTTGAAGCAATGCCTGAACGGACTTCTGGAGGAGTACGGAGCCACCCCATTGAAAAGCCTTTCGCCAATGCAGACGACAGTGATTCTGCATAG
- a CDS encoding helix-turn-helix transcriptional regulator: MAKESFDKEIQFLRMLSLTSGAYNRKQYAERLGISVHTFDKTQRRLKEIMQTVTDQRSGSEPNKEMADLVRFQYGESAEPMLLFLFRAKSMKETEVQRLSVLLHTLQDQALTAMELLDACCAELPEELALPDEKTIRSDLKYLEEVGVIRKEPGGRPYRYLLQQDVLTGLSVEEQLELYDFVDIMANTQVPSVQGYILRDSLKKAIAASYPQEEAIEPFIYKYHYYSRILDEAHLYTLLSAIRQRKHVKFLYYSPKKPSSYSSQNTNPRFEREAGGRSNRIVPLEVVYDHQYGRWYVIGYQGRRGFVKFRMEGITQLEEQDSIEEGYMLELKQQWAEISRYSWLVDTGNTVTVQARFFHPQDSQRNFILDRVRLQGQWGTITPETEHTFLYEIQVNGITEIKPWLRSFGSSCEVIAPQRLRQEMIKEWKEIAQYYESVREDVQLPDDDEIE, translated from the coding sequence ATGGCTAAAGAAAGCTTTGACAAAGAAATTCAATTTCTGCGCATGTTGTCCCTGACAAGTGGTGCGTACAACCGTAAACAGTATGCCGAACGACTCGGCATCTCCGTACATACTTTTGATAAAACCCAACGCAGATTAAAAGAAATCATGCAGACCGTCACTGACCAACGATCAGGCTCGGAACCAAACAAAGAAATGGCGGATCTCGTCCGCTTCCAGTACGGAGAATCTGCAGAGCCCATGCTGCTCTTCCTCTTTCGCGCCAAGTCGATGAAAGAGACTGAAGTCCAGCGACTTTCCGTTCTTTTGCATACCCTGCAAGATCAAGCTTTAACCGCAATGGAATTACTGGATGCCTGCTGCGCTGAACTTCCAGAGGAACTGGCGCTGCCTGACGAAAAGACCATTCGCTCCGATCTGAAGTATCTCGAAGAAGTGGGGGTGATCCGCAAGGAACCTGGCGGCAGGCCATATCGTTACCTTTTGCAGCAGGACGTACTTACGGGTCTATCCGTGGAAGAACAGTTGGAGTTGTATGATTTTGTGGATATTATGGCAAACACTCAGGTTCCGTCCGTACAAGGCTATATATTGCGGGACAGTCTCAAAAAGGCCATTGCCGCAAGTTATCCGCAGGAAGAAGCCATCGAGCCATTCATATATAAATACCACTATTATTCACGCATTCTGGACGAAGCACATCTGTACACTCTGCTTAGTGCAATTCGCCAACGAAAACATGTCAAGTTTCTGTACTATTCACCCAAAAAACCGTCCAGCTACAGCTCGCAGAATACGAATCCACGCTTTGAACGGGAAGCAGGCGGACGATCCAACCGGATCGTACCACTTGAAGTGGTCTATGACCATCAGTATGGTCGCTGGTATGTCATTGGATATCAGGGACGCCGTGGCTTTGTGAAATTCCGCATGGAAGGCATTACACAGCTGGAGGAACAGGATTCGATTGAAGAAGGATATATGCTCGAATTGAAACAACAGTGGGCCGAGATCAGCCGCTACAGCTGGCTAGTGGATACGGGGAACACCGTAACGGTTCAAGCCCGCTTCTTCCATCCTCAGGACAGCCAACGTAACTTCATTCTGGATCGGGTTCGTTTGCAAGGCCAATGGGGAACGATTACGCCCGAAACGGAACATACCTTCCTGTATGAAATCCAGGTCAACGGTATCACCGAGATTAAGCCGTGGCTTCGGAGTTTTGGCTCAAGCTGTGAGGTGATCGCTCCACAGAGGCTGCGCCAGGAGATGATTAAGGAATGGAAGGAGATTGCGCAATATTATGAATCTGTTCGAGAAGATGTTCAACTACCAGATGATGACGAGATTGAATGA
- a CDS encoding GntR family transcriptional regulator, translating to MSIEFDNNLPIYLQIMQYIKRQIVTGTLKAGDKIPSVRELAAELQINPNTVQRTFQELEREEVVETKRGLGRYVTSEESKIMTIKKEMAGELLERFLTGMQELGIEEQDIVNIVADAVAEGKQSLHRDGRGGTGNE from the coding sequence GTGAGCATCGAATTTGACAACAACTTGCCAATCTACCTGCAGATTATGCAGTACATCAAAAGACAGATTGTGACCGGAACACTTAAGGCAGGCGATAAAATTCCTTCGGTTCGTGAGCTCGCGGCCGAATTACAGATCAATCCCAATACAGTACAGCGAACATTTCAGGAGTTGGAGCGGGAAGAAGTGGTTGAAACCAAGCGAGGTCTGGGTCGATACGTGACAAGTGAGGAGTCGAAAATTATGACGATCAAAAAAGAGATGGCTGGTGAATTGCTGGAGCGTTTTCTGACAGGAATGCAGGAACTAGGCATCGAAGAACAGGATATCGTAAATATCGTGGCGGATGCCGTTGCAGAGGGAAAGCAATCACTGCATCGTGATGGAAGAGGAGGAACAGGGAATGAGTAA
- a CDS encoding ABC transporter ATP-binding protein, which produces MSNILELNHVSKTYGGKKALHDITLDIAPGRIVGLLGSNGSGKSTLMKLVAGLLHPSSGDVRVTGKAVGLETKSLVSFMPDRPLTESWMKVRDAIAYYRDFYADFDQEKAREMLDFMKLGEGDKVRHLSKGMNERLQLTLALSRKARLYLLDEPIGGVDPVARGKILDAIVKFYDEDSSLIISTHLVTDIERIFDEVIFIREGELVMREEVETLRLKYGKSVDEMFKEVYAE; this is translated from the coding sequence ATGAGTAATATTCTTGAGCTGAACCATGTGAGCAAAACGTATGGCGGCAAGAAAGCACTTCATGACATCACGCTTGATATCGCACCAGGCCGAATTGTAGGTCTGCTGGGCAGTAACGGCAGCGGTAAAAGTACGTTGATGAAGCTGGTTGCAGGGCTTCTGCACCCCAGCAGTGGAGATGTTCGTGTTACGGGAAAAGCTGTAGGTTTGGAAACGAAGTCGCTGGTATCCTTTATGCCGGACCGCCCATTAACCGAGAGTTGGATGAAGGTACGGGACGCGATTGCGTATTACCGCGATTTCTACGCTGATTTTGATCAAGAGAAAGCGAGAGAGATGCTTGATTTCATGAAGCTTGGAGAGGGAGATAAGGTAAGACATCTGTCGAAAGGCATGAATGAACGACTGCAATTAACACTGGCTCTTTCCCGTAAAGCTCGTCTTTATCTGCTCGATGAACCGATTGGCGGGGTAGACCCGGTTGCACGTGGCAAAATTCTGGATGCGATTGTGAAGTTCTATGACGAAGACAGCAGTCTGATCATCTCTACACATCTCGTAACGGATATTGAACGAATTTTTGATGAAGTGATCTTCATCCGTGAAGGGGAATTGGTGATGCGGGAAGAAGTGGAGACACTGCGTCTCAAGTACGGTAAAAGTGTGGATGAGATGTTCAAGGAGGTCTATGCGGAATGA
- a CDS encoding LURP-one-related/scramblase family protein codes for MELYFRDNFFNAGYTEIMNHEQEQAGHLDLKSAFGSSLDVFDNSGLICSGKFRMLSNRWDVTSADGREWGVLRARISFFSKKYEYDAGPRGVYDVSAPAFSNEYDITGMGGKVVASFRRTSGWFGSGTFMLDNQSEHLDTYELIAVVMGVHAINKRRNSAAGSGA; via the coding sequence ATGGAACTCTATTTCAGAGATAATTTCTTTAATGCAGGGTACACCGAGATTATGAACCATGAACAGGAACAGGCAGGTCATCTCGATTTGAAAAGTGCCTTTGGTTCATCGCTTGATGTATTCGATAACTCAGGACTCATTTGCAGTGGTAAATTCCGCATGTTAAGTAACCGTTGGGATGTAACCTCAGCCGATGGAAGGGAATGGGGTGTCTTACGGGCGAGGATCAGTTTCTTCAGTAAGAAGTATGAGTACGATGCAGGACCGCGTGGTGTGTATGATGTCTCCGCTCCGGCGTTTTCAAATGAATATGATATCACCGGGATGGGCGGTAAAGTTGTGGCAAGCTTCAGGCGTACAAGTGGCTGGTTCGGTTCAGGCACATTTATGTTAGACAACCAATCAGAACATCTGGATACGTATGAATTGATAGCGGTTGTGATGGGTGTGCATGCGATTAATAAAAGAAGGAACTCGGCTGCCGGTAGTGGCGCGTAG
- a CDS encoding TROVE domain-containing protein: MSRAKQLFNQPQPTTRNHGGYGAYDRLVEEQYIQLLMTNTLNNTFYADTQQLMDDAMVSHQEMAEVDAGFMARALVYARNEGLMRLQPLYGLALLSKVDPDQFAKVFSKVVQTPADLADFLTILRGTGRGQGGRAVKRQVSQFLNGITEYWAIKYNGRGRGYSLGDMIATAHPKPTDMKQQALFRYLRGHEVDLTDLPQLQALEKLKATPNPASRMHLIEKGKLPYSVVTSIMQPTRTVWEALMSQMPTFALLRHLNAMDRAGVFEKSKNIDYVTGRLTDAEALRKSRILPFRFASAYEMIAREELRYALREAVELSIGNLPSLPGRTAIFLDRSGSMQGDYLRIGSVLALALYKQTRGNSLFWLFDHMVEDARPKMDESILSQAHRIRAQGGTDTGRPVRELRDIGEKVDQIIMITDEQQNEGSPLYAELVRYRRMMNPDLKAFIVDIAPYQQAMVPPRDGKTFYIYGWSETVLTYIAETITGYDTLANRVREIEI; the protein is encoded by the coding sequence ATGAGCAGAGCAAAACAATTATTTAACCAACCTCAGCCAACGACACGTAATCATGGGGGCTACGGAGCCTATGACCGATTGGTGGAGGAACAATATATACAGTTGTTGATGACCAATACATTGAACAATACGTTTTATGCAGATACACAGCAACTGATGGATGATGCGATGGTCAGTCATCAGGAGATGGCTGAGGTCGATGCAGGGTTTATGGCGCGGGCGCTGGTCTATGCTCGTAATGAAGGTTTGATGCGGTTACAGCCTCTATACGGGTTGGCACTGCTGTCTAAGGTGGACCCGGATCAGTTTGCAAAGGTATTCTCCAAGGTTGTACAGACACCGGCTGACTTGGCTGATTTTCTGACGATTCTAAGAGGAACGGGTCGGGGGCAGGGCGGTCGAGCGGTGAAGCGCCAGGTGAGTCAATTTTTGAACGGCATCACTGAATATTGGGCGATCAAATACAACGGGCGAGGGCGAGGATACAGTCTGGGCGATATGATCGCTACAGCACACCCCAAGCCAACAGATATGAAGCAACAAGCCTTGTTCCGTTATTTGCGAGGACATGAGGTGGATCTTACGGACCTGCCGCAGTTGCAGGCGCTGGAAAAATTGAAGGCTACCCCAAACCCGGCAAGTCGGATGCATCTGATCGAAAAAGGCAAACTGCCGTATTCGGTGGTCACATCGATCATGCAGCCGACACGTACGGTATGGGAGGCGTTAATGTCCCAGATGCCGACCTTTGCATTGTTACGTCATCTGAATGCAATGGATCGGGCGGGAGTTTTTGAAAAATCGAAAAATATCGATTACGTAACGGGCCGTCTAACGGATGCGGAAGCCCTGCGTAAATCGCGCATCTTACCTTTCCGATTCGCCAGTGCATATGAAATGATCGCAAGAGAAGAGCTGCGCTATGCTTTGCGGGAAGCGGTGGAGCTATCGATTGGCAACCTGCCATCGCTGCCGGGAAGAACCGCCATTTTCCTGGATCGCTCCGGTTCCATGCAAGGGGATTATTTGCGGATTGGTTCGGTGCTGGCACTGGCGCTATATAAACAAACACGAGGCAACTCGCTGTTCTGGTTATTCGACCATATGGTTGAAGATGCTCGTCCCAAGATGGATGAAAGCATCCTTTCCCAAGCTCACCGGATTCGCGCACAAGGTGGAACCGACACGGGACGGCCTGTACGAGAGCTTCGGGATATTGGAGAGAAAGTGGATCAGATCATTATGATCACCGATGAACAGCAGAATGAAGGCAGTCCGTTATATGCTGAGCTTGTACGTTATCGGCGGATGATGAATCCGGACCTGAAGGCATTTATTGTGGATATTGCACCTTATCAGCAGGCAATGGTACCGCCACGGGATGGCAAAACCTTTTATATCTATGGGTGGAGTGAAACGGTACTGACGTATATTGCTGAGACTATAACGGGATATGATACACTTGCGAACCGGGTGAGAGAGATAGAGATTTAA
- a CDS encoding methyltransferase domain-containing protein, which translates to MMKARGAGSGAVSRLLAKNPHNVYDRMEKGVRVRIVYITDTESETEVLIHAEPDPVDLVRGTPNGYDITQYINDREFVTSSLFCSYIRPALGTALNGKPKEDYVQWVDHLFDMELSFGPVASDLPDRVVEELFTSLGYAVTLERDELSYTFDLKKKSSIRRVRLHGQVTVQNALRQLFLLIPVLDNYKHYFISEDEIDKIKRYGEGWLENHPLKELIVRRTLRFSELIRKYELQEGALSVSVEQAGELNQISDKDINESDEGIQDGSAGEVERSESPVRLNELRYRAITEVVTGLPVKRRIVDMGAGEGKLSARLAYISGVESILAVEPSGQSRLRAMERFAKLEDRSGVIAMPEPVIGSLYYFDEQMQNQDVMILCEVIEHIEAYRLNGIMDTIMNDYRPDVLLVTTPNKEYNEVYAMEQESFRHHDHRFEWTRAELAERCEEWALQGNYTFEIRGIGDYAEEYGQPTQLVIFERRKEN; encoded by the coding sequence ATGATGAAAGCAAGAGGAGCAGGGTCAGGAGCTGTATCGCGTTTGCTGGCGAAGAATCCACATAACGTATATGACCGGATGGAAAAAGGTGTACGCGTACGAATTGTGTACATCACCGATACCGAGAGCGAAACGGAAGTGCTGATTCATGCCGAGCCTGATCCTGTTGATCTGGTAAGAGGCACTCCGAACGGTTACGACATTACACAATACATTAATGACCGAGAATTTGTAACGAGCAGTCTGTTCTGCTCTTACATACGTCCTGCGCTGGGGACGGCACTGAATGGTAAACCGAAGGAAGACTATGTGCAATGGGTGGATCACCTGTTCGATATGGAGCTGTCATTTGGACCCGTGGCATCGGACCTACCTGATCGGGTTGTGGAGGAACTATTCACGTCACTTGGCTACGCAGTTACCCTTGAGCGAGATGAGTTGTCTTATACGTTTGATCTGAAAAAGAAAAGCTCCATCCGCCGTGTTAGGCTGCACGGACAGGTCACGGTGCAAAATGCACTGCGTCAGTTATTTCTGCTGATCCCAGTGTTGGACAACTACAAACATTATTTCATCAGTGAAGATGAGATTGATAAGATCAAACGTTATGGCGAAGGATGGCTGGAAAACCATCCGTTGAAAGAGCTTATTGTCCGACGTACACTGCGATTTTCTGAACTAATTCGGAAGTATGAGCTTCAGGAAGGGGCTTTGTCTGTTTCGGTTGAGCAGGCAGGTGAGTTGAATCAGATTTCGGATAAGGATATCAATGAGAGTGATGAGGGGATTCAAGATGGCTCCGCAGGTGAGGTTGAGCGATCTGAGTCACCAGTGAGATTAAATGAACTGCGTTATCGTGCAATCACGGAAGTGGTTACAGGTCTTCCAGTCAAACGGCGTATTGTCGATATGGGAGCCGGGGAAGGCAAGCTTTCTGCTCGCTTAGCCTACATTTCGGGCGTGGAATCCATTCTGGCCGTTGAACCATCAGGTCAGTCACGGCTTAGAGCTATGGAGCGCTTTGCGAAGCTGGAAGATCGCAGTGGGGTCATTGCTATGCCGGAGCCTGTGATCGGTTCGCTCTATTATTTTGATGAACAGATGCAAAACCAGGATGTCATGATCCTGTGTGAAGTGATAGAGCATATCGAAGCGTATCGCTTGAACGGAATTATGGATACCATTATGAATGATTATCGACCTGATGTGTTGCTGGTGACGACTCCGAACAAAGAGTACAACGAAGTGTATGCGATGGAGCAGGAGAGCTTCCGTCACCATGATCATCGTTTCGAGTGGACTCGGGCGGAATTGGCTGAACGATGTGAGGAATGGGCACTTCAAGGGAATTATACTTTTGAAATAAGGGGTATTGGTGATTACGCAGAGGAATACGGACAACCTACACAACTGGTCATTTTTGAGCGGAGAAAGGAGAATTAA
- a CDS encoding nucleotidyltransferase domain-containing protein — protein sequence MTHVHEEMRDTIRQQLKQIEEEEQVRIIYACESGSRAWGFPSQDSDYDVRFLYVRPLEWYLSIEDKRDVIERPISDQLDMNGWDLRKALKLFRKSNPPLLEWLQSPIQYDEPYSVAEHIRALSPLTFSPKSCMYHYLNMAKGNFRDYLQGEQVKIKKYFYVLRPLLACGWIERYDAMPPMAFEELVQELVTATTPLYTEIHELLRRKKAGEELDLEPQLPAIQTFLAEKIEHFERLAGQMENEQIIQFEELDRIFRFALQEVWAAKE from the coding sequence ATGACTCATGTTCATGAAGAAATGAGAGATACGATTAGACAGCAGCTGAAGCAGATTGAAGAGGAGGAGCAGGTACGGATCATTTATGCCTGTGAATCGGGCAGCCGGGCATGGGGATTTCCTTCACAGGACAGCGATTACGATGTTCGTTTCCTGTATGTGAGACCGCTGGAATGGTACTTGTCCATTGAGGATAAAAGGGATGTTATCGAACGCCCAATCAGTGATCAGCTCGATATGAATGGTTGGGATTTGCGCAAAGCCTTGAAGCTGTTTCGCAAGTCGAATCCACCACTGCTGGAGTGGCTGCAATCCCCGATTCAGTATGACGAACCGTACAGCGTGGCAGAGCATATTCGTGCACTGTCGCCTTTGACCTTCTCGCCAAAGTCCTGTATGTACCATTATCTGAATATGGCGAAGGGAAACTTCCGGGATTATCTGCAGGGTGAGCAGGTGAAGATCAAAAAGTATTTCTATGTGCTGCGCCCACTGCTCGCCTGTGGCTGGATCGAACGTTATGATGCGATGCCGCCGATGGCCTTCGAAGAGCTGGTGCAAGAGCTTGTAACTGCGACTACACCGCTGTATACGGAGATTCATGAGTTACTACGCCGGAAAAAGGCGGGCGAGGAACTGGATCTGGAGCCGCAGTTGCCAGCAATACAGACTTTCTTAGCGGAGAAGATCGAGCATTTTGAACGACTGGCCGGCCAGATGGAGAATGAGCAGATTATTCAATTTGAAGAATTGGACCGTATTTTCCGTTTTGCATTACAAGAGGTGTGGGCGGCAAAGGAATAA